One genomic region from Quercus robur chromosome 4, dhQueRobu3.1, whole genome shotgun sequence encodes:
- the LOC126723612 gene encoding uncharacterized protein LOC126723612 isoform X2: MSSLLGSSAAATSSPWIPIRRPSFLTSTTTPPPPAPSKFFKFHSFSPPSSSCFRVVCSSGGTEGSSRSSSDAVAREFKFVLHDALESSGIHTSHARGFRRTHSRNQSEPRALYLHSVLTHRSGSIAMLSLIYSELLKMLRMWGLVDFDVEIFFPHDLHSLPRGYDKQKSKESDQPHIITSQTLLLEILRNLKNAFWPFQHDHTRSLFLWAAHAANCIDKSNITEESGFQLASAKAAQHRLERGVWTSVRFGDMRRALSACERLILLDTDAKELRDYSILLYHCGFFEESLQYLKLYQDTKDSSLKSQSADSLSSLEEDAVEKLMIRLNLILMEEGWSKPSHVRNYIGNNSEPW, from the exons ATGAGTTCGTTGTTAGGGTCTTCAGCTGCTGCCACGTCATCGCCATGGATTCCGATTCGCAGACCTTCGTTTCTCacatcaacaacaacaccaccaccaccagctcCTTCCAAATTCTTCAAATTCCATTCCTTTTCTCCTCCTTCGTCTTCGTGCTTTCGCGTTGTTTGTAGCAGTGGCGGAACCGAGGGATCATCGAGATCGAGCTCCGATGCGGTGGCGCGTGAGTTCAAGTTCGTGCTCCACGACGCTCTGGAATCTTCTGGAATCCACACCTCCCATGCCAga GGTTTTCGAAGAACTCATTCAAGAAATCAATCAGAGCCACGAGCTCTTTATCTTCACTCC GTTTTGACCCATCGTTCAGGCTCCATTGCCATGCTTTCGCTTATATACTCGGAACTCCTGAAAATGCTTCGCATGTGGGGCCTTGTGGATTTTGATGTGGAGATATTCTTTCCCCATGATCTTCATAGTCTACCAAGAGGCTATGATAAACAAAAAAGCAAGGAGTCAGATCAGCCACATATAATTACTTCGCAAACGCTATTGCTGGAG ATTTTGAGAAATCTGAAGAATGCTTTCTGGCCATTTCAACATGATCATACCAGAAGTTTATTCTTATGGGCAGCACATGCCGCTAACTGCATTGATAAATCAAATATTACAGAAGAAAG TGGCTTTCAGCTTGCATCTGCTAAGGCTGCTCAACATAGGCTCGAACGTGGTGTCTGGACCAGTGTACGTTTTGGGGACATGAGGCGCGCATTATCTG CATGTGAACGGCTTATCCTCCTGGATACTGATGCGAAGGAATTAAGAGATTATAGCATTCTTCTCTACCATTGTGGATTCTTTGAGGAATCACTCCAGTATCTGAAGTTGTATCAGGACACCAAG GATTCTTCCTTAAAAAGCCAATCAGCTGATTCACTCAGCAGCCTAGAGGAAGATGCTGTGGAGAAATTGATGATACGCCTCAACCTCATTTTGATGGAGGAAGGTTGGAGTAAGCCCTCGCATGTTAGAAATTATATTGGTAATAACTCGGAACCATGGTAG
- the LOC126723612 gene encoding uncharacterized protein LOC126723612 isoform X1 has product MSSLLGSSAAATSSPWIPIRRPSFLTSTTTPPPPAPSKFFKFHSFSPPSSSCFRVVCSSGGTEGSSRSSSDAVAREFKFVLHDALESSGIHTSHAREGREGFCAQIRKLSGIERETSISINSRVDLGKTALYIAAEDDSLVSHSSVPLPVDAFIERLDDLSVGYCSHYNSSYSSSPEKFLESIERYLYVTRGFRRTHSRNQSEPRALYLHSVLTHRSGSIAMLSLIYSELLKMLRMWGLVDFDVEIFFPHDLHSLPRGYDKQKSKESDQPHIITSQTLLLEILRNLKNAFWPFQHDHTRSLFLWAAHAANCIDKSNITEESGFQLASAKAAQHRLERGVWTSVRFGDMRRALSACERLILLDTDAKELRDYSILLYHCGFFEESLQYLKLYQDTKDSSLKSQSADSLSSLEEDAVEKLMIRLNLILMEEGWSKPSHVRNYIGNNSEPW; this is encoded by the exons ATGAGTTCGTTGTTAGGGTCTTCAGCTGCTGCCACGTCATCGCCATGGATTCCGATTCGCAGACCTTCGTTTCTCacatcaacaacaacaccaccaccaccagctcCTTCCAAATTCTTCAAATTCCATTCCTTTTCTCCTCCTTCGTCTTCGTGCTTTCGCGTTGTTTGTAGCAGTGGCGGAACCGAGGGATCATCGAGATCGAGCTCCGATGCGGTGGCGCGTGAGTTCAAGTTCGTGCTCCACGACGCTCTGGAATCTTCTGGAATCCACACCTCCCATGCCAga GAGGGAAGGGAGGGTTTCTGTGCGCAGATCCGGAAATTGTCTGGCATTGAGAGGGAAACCAGCATTAGCATTAATAGTCGTGTTGATTTGGGGAAAACGGCTCTTTATATAGCGGCAGAGGATGATTCTCTTGTTTCTCACTCTTCAGTTCCTCTCCCTGTAGATGCTTTCATTGAAAGATTGGATGATCTTTCCGTAGGCTACtgctctcactataactcctcTTATAGTTCATCGCCAGAGAAGTTTTTGGAGAGCATAGAGAGATATCTATATGTCACAAGG GGTTTTCGAAGAACTCATTCAAGAAATCAATCAGAGCCACGAGCTCTTTATCTTCACTCC GTTTTGACCCATCGTTCAGGCTCCATTGCCATGCTTTCGCTTATATACTCGGAACTCCTGAAAATGCTTCGCATGTGGGGCCTTGTGGATTTTGATGTGGAGATATTCTTTCCCCATGATCTTCATAGTCTACCAAGAGGCTATGATAAACAAAAAAGCAAGGAGTCAGATCAGCCACATATAATTACTTCGCAAACGCTATTGCTGGAG ATTTTGAGAAATCTGAAGAATGCTTTCTGGCCATTTCAACATGATCATACCAGAAGTTTATTCTTATGGGCAGCACATGCCGCTAACTGCATTGATAAATCAAATATTACAGAAGAAAG TGGCTTTCAGCTTGCATCTGCTAAGGCTGCTCAACATAGGCTCGAACGTGGTGTCTGGACCAGTGTACGTTTTGGGGACATGAGGCGCGCATTATCTG CATGTGAACGGCTTATCCTCCTGGATACTGATGCGAAGGAATTAAGAGATTATAGCATTCTTCTCTACCATTGTGGATTCTTTGAGGAATCACTCCAGTATCTGAAGTTGTATCAGGACACCAAG GATTCTTCCTTAAAAAGCCAATCAGCTGATTCACTCAGCAGCCTAGAGGAAGATGCTGTGGAGAAATTGATGATACGCCTCAACCTCATTTTGATGGAGGAAGGTTGGAGTAAGCCCTCGCATGTTAGAAATTATATTGGTAATAACTCGGAACCATGGTAG
- the LOC126723614 gene encoding protein LONG AFTER FAR-RED 3-like isoform X1 produces MSSLSLTADLVVRNAVIYTSDKSLPFADSMAIRNGRILRLGNSSFVQELAGDGTEELDLGGKVVVPGFIDSHVHLLYAGLQMARVKLRGVNQKDEFVRKIKESVRNAKEGSWILGGGWNNDLWGGEFPLASWIDDITPYNPVWLYRMDGHMGLANSVALKLSGISNLTKDPEGGTIVRTVDGEPTGLLIDSARKLLLPYIPEDTVNERREALLKASNLALMRGVTTVVDFGRYYPGASAELSWKDFSDVYQWADASKKMIIRVSLFFPMETWPRLHDLIEEKGRAISQWIYLGGVKAFADGSLGSNSALFYEPYADEPHNYGLQVTKSEILANMTMASDKSGLQVAMHAIGDRANDLILDIYESVVSTNGMRDRRFRIEHAQHFAPGAAARFGRQGIVASVQPLHLLDDADSATKKLGMDRAQKESFLFRSLLDSNALLAFGSDWPVADINPLGSIRTAMKRIPPAWDDAWIPSECLTLNDALKAHTISAAWACFLDNDLGSLSPGKLADFVILSTDSWDDFAAEGSASIEATYVSGVQAYP; encoded by the exons ATGTCTTCATTGTCTCTGACAGCAGACTTGGTGGTGAGGAATGCTGTGATATACACAAGCGATAAGTCTCTTCCTTTTGCTGATTCTATGGCCATTCGCAATGGCAGGATTCTCAGACTTGGTAACTCCTCCTTTGTTcag GAGCTGGCAGGAGATGGGACTGAAGAGTTAGATCTTGGAGGAAAAGTTGTGGTTCCTGGGTTTATTGATTCCCATGTACACTTGCTTTATGCTGGACTCCAG ATGGCAAGGGTGAAACTACGAGGTGTAAATCAAAAAGATGAGTTCGTGAGAAAGATCAAGGAATCAGTGAGAA aTGCAAAAGAGGGTTCCTGGATTTTGGGTGGTGGATGGAACAATGATCTATGGGGAGGAGAATTTCCACTGGCTTCTTGGATTGATGATATCACACCTTATAATCCT GTTTGGTTGTATAGGATGGATGGTCATATGGGATTGGCAAATTCAGTGGCACTAAAGTTGTCTGGAATTAGCAATCTAACCAAAGATCCTGAAGGTGGAACTATTGTGAGAACTGTTGATGGAG AACCTACTGGATTGCTGATTGATTCTGCTAGGAAACTTCTCCTTCCTTATATTCCAGAGGACACGGTGAATGAAAGGAGGGAAGCTTTGCTTAAAGCCAGTAATCTTGCCTTGATGAGGGGTGTGACAACAGTAGTTGATTTTGGGAGATATTATCCTGGAGCATCAGCAGAGCTTTCCTGGAAAGACTTCTCAG ATGTGTATCAATGGGCTGATGCTTCAAAGAAGATGATAATCAGGGTTAGCCTATTTTTTCCAATGGAGACATGGCCACGTTTACAT GATCTAATTGAAGAAAAGGGTCGTGCCATAAGCCAGTGGATTTACTTGGGTGGTGTAAAGGCTTTTGCTGATGGTTCTTTGGGTTCAAATAGCGCACTGTTTTATGAG CCGTATGCCGATGAGCCTCATAATTATGGCCTACAAGTGACAAAAAGCGAAATTCTTGCCAACATGACCATGGCATCTGATAAATCAGGCCTTCAG GTTGCTATGCATGCCATAGGTGACAGAGCAAACGACTTAATCCTGGATATTTATGAGTCAGTTGTTTCTACTAATGGAATGAGGGATCGAAGATTCAGG ATTGAGCATGCACAGCATTTTGCACCTGGGGCAGCTGCCCGATTTGGTCGACAAGGGATTGTTGCTTCTGTACAG CCATTGCACCTATTGGATGATGCTGATTCTGCTACAAAGAAACTTGGGATGGACAGGGCTCAAAAGGAATCTTTTCTATTTCGGTCACTCTTAGATAGCAATGCCCTGTTGGCATTTGGCTCTGACTGGCCA GTTGCAGATATTAATCCTTTAGGTAGTATCAGGACAGCTATGAAGAGAATACCTCCTGCCTGGGATGATGCTTGGATTCCATCAGAGTGCCTTACATTGAATGATGCATTAAAGGC GCACACTATTTCAGCTGCTTGGGCATGCTTCCTTGACAATGATTTGGGATCTTTATCACCTGGGAAACTTGCAGATTTTGTCATACTATCTACTGATTCATGGGATGACTTTGCGGCAGAAGGATCTGCATCTATTGAGGCAACATATGTTTCAGGGGTACAGGCCTATCCTTGA
- the LOC126723614 gene encoding protein LONG AFTER FAR-RED 3-like isoform X3: MAGFSDLELAGDGTEELDLGGKVVVPGFIDSHVHLLYAGLQMARVKLRGVNQKDEFVRKIKESVRNAKEGSWILGGGWNNDLWGGEFPLASWIDDITPYNPVWLYRMDGHMGLANSVALKLSGISNLTKDPEGGTIVRTVDGEPTGLLIDSARKLLLPYIPEDTVNERREALLKASNLALMRGVTTVVDFGRYYPGASAELSWKDFSDVYQWADASKKMIIRVSLFFPMETWPRLHDLIEEKGRAISQWIYLGGVKAFADGSLGSNSALFYEPYADEPHNYGLQVTKSEILANMTMASDKSGLQVAMHAIGDRANDLILDIYESVVSTNGMRDRRFRIEHAQHFAPGAAARFGRQGIVASVQPLHLLDDADSATKKLGMDRAQKESFLFRSLLDSNALLAFGSDWPVADINPLGSIRTAMKRIPPAWDDAWIPSECLTLNDALKAHTISAAWACFLDNDLGSLSPGKLADFVILSTDSWDDFAAEGSASIEATYVSGVQAYP; encoded by the exons ATGGCAGGATTCTCAGACTTG GAGCTGGCAGGAGATGGGACTGAAGAGTTAGATCTTGGAGGAAAAGTTGTGGTTCCTGGGTTTATTGATTCCCATGTACACTTGCTTTATGCTGGACTCCAG ATGGCAAGGGTGAAACTACGAGGTGTAAATCAAAAAGATGAGTTCGTGAGAAAGATCAAGGAATCAGTGAGAA aTGCAAAAGAGGGTTCCTGGATTTTGGGTGGTGGATGGAACAATGATCTATGGGGAGGAGAATTTCCACTGGCTTCTTGGATTGATGATATCACACCTTATAATCCT GTTTGGTTGTATAGGATGGATGGTCATATGGGATTGGCAAATTCAGTGGCACTAAAGTTGTCTGGAATTAGCAATCTAACCAAAGATCCTGAAGGTGGAACTATTGTGAGAACTGTTGATGGAG AACCTACTGGATTGCTGATTGATTCTGCTAGGAAACTTCTCCTTCCTTATATTCCAGAGGACACGGTGAATGAAAGGAGGGAAGCTTTGCTTAAAGCCAGTAATCTTGCCTTGATGAGGGGTGTGACAACAGTAGTTGATTTTGGGAGATATTATCCTGGAGCATCAGCAGAGCTTTCCTGGAAAGACTTCTCAG ATGTGTATCAATGGGCTGATGCTTCAAAGAAGATGATAATCAGGGTTAGCCTATTTTTTCCAATGGAGACATGGCCACGTTTACAT GATCTAATTGAAGAAAAGGGTCGTGCCATAAGCCAGTGGATTTACTTGGGTGGTGTAAAGGCTTTTGCTGATGGTTCTTTGGGTTCAAATAGCGCACTGTTTTATGAG CCGTATGCCGATGAGCCTCATAATTATGGCCTACAAGTGACAAAAAGCGAAATTCTTGCCAACATGACCATGGCATCTGATAAATCAGGCCTTCAG GTTGCTATGCATGCCATAGGTGACAGAGCAAACGACTTAATCCTGGATATTTATGAGTCAGTTGTTTCTACTAATGGAATGAGGGATCGAAGATTCAGG ATTGAGCATGCACAGCATTTTGCACCTGGGGCAGCTGCCCGATTTGGTCGACAAGGGATTGTTGCTTCTGTACAG CCATTGCACCTATTGGATGATGCTGATTCTGCTACAAAGAAACTTGGGATGGACAGGGCTCAAAAGGAATCTTTTCTATTTCGGTCACTCTTAGATAGCAATGCCCTGTTGGCATTTGGCTCTGACTGGCCA GTTGCAGATATTAATCCTTTAGGTAGTATCAGGACAGCTATGAAGAGAATACCTCCTGCCTGGGATGATGCTTGGATTCCATCAGAGTGCCTTACATTGAATGATGCATTAAAGGC GCACACTATTTCAGCTGCTTGGGCATGCTTCCTTGACAATGATTTGGGATCTTTATCACCTGGGAAACTTGCAGATTTTGTCATACTATCTACTGATTCATGGGATGACTTTGCGGCAGAAGGATCTGCATCTATTGAGGCAACATATGTTTCAGGGGTACAGGCCTATCCTTGA
- the LOC126723614 gene encoding protein LONG AFTER FAR-RED 3-like isoform X2, which produces MKHVFVFVFVIQELAGDGTEELDLGGKVVVPGFIDSHVHLLYAGLQMARVKLRGVNQKDEFVRKIKESVRNAKEGSWILGGGWNNDLWGGEFPLASWIDDITPYNPVWLYRMDGHMGLANSVALKLSGISNLTKDPEGGTIVRTVDGEPTGLLIDSARKLLLPYIPEDTVNERREALLKASNLALMRGVTTVVDFGRYYPGASAELSWKDFSDVYQWADASKKMIIRVSLFFPMETWPRLHDLIEEKGRAISQWIYLGGVKAFADGSLGSNSALFYEPYADEPHNYGLQVTKSEILANMTMASDKSGLQVAMHAIGDRANDLILDIYESVVSTNGMRDRRFRIEHAQHFAPGAAARFGRQGIVASVQPLHLLDDADSATKKLGMDRAQKESFLFRSLLDSNALLAFGSDWPVADINPLGSIRTAMKRIPPAWDDAWIPSECLTLNDALKAHTISAAWACFLDNDLGSLSPGKLADFVILSTDSWDDFAAEGSASIEATYVSGVQAYP; this is translated from the exons ATGAAGCacgtgtttgtgtttgtgtttgttatCCAG GAGCTGGCAGGAGATGGGACTGAAGAGTTAGATCTTGGAGGAAAAGTTGTGGTTCCTGGGTTTATTGATTCCCATGTACACTTGCTTTATGCTGGACTCCAG ATGGCAAGGGTGAAACTACGAGGTGTAAATCAAAAAGATGAGTTCGTGAGAAAGATCAAGGAATCAGTGAGAA aTGCAAAAGAGGGTTCCTGGATTTTGGGTGGTGGATGGAACAATGATCTATGGGGAGGAGAATTTCCACTGGCTTCTTGGATTGATGATATCACACCTTATAATCCT GTTTGGTTGTATAGGATGGATGGTCATATGGGATTGGCAAATTCAGTGGCACTAAAGTTGTCTGGAATTAGCAATCTAACCAAAGATCCTGAAGGTGGAACTATTGTGAGAACTGTTGATGGAG AACCTACTGGATTGCTGATTGATTCTGCTAGGAAACTTCTCCTTCCTTATATTCCAGAGGACACGGTGAATGAAAGGAGGGAAGCTTTGCTTAAAGCCAGTAATCTTGCCTTGATGAGGGGTGTGACAACAGTAGTTGATTTTGGGAGATATTATCCTGGAGCATCAGCAGAGCTTTCCTGGAAAGACTTCTCAG ATGTGTATCAATGGGCTGATGCTTCAAAGAAGATGATAATCAGGGTTAGCCTATTTTTTCCAATGGAGACATGGCCACGTTTACAT GATCTAATTGAAGAAAAGGGTCGTGCCATAAGCCAGTGGATTTACTTGGGTGGTGTAAAGGCTTTTGCTGATGGTTCTTTGGGTTCAAATAGCGCACTGTTTTATGAG CCGTATGCCGATGAGCCTCATAATTATGGCCTACAAGTGACAAAAAGCGAAATTCTTGCCAACATGACCATGGCATCTGATAAATCAGGCCTTCAG GTTGCTATGCATGCCATAGGTGACAGAGCAAACGACTTAATCCTGGATATTTATGAGTCAGTTGTTTCTACTAATGGAATGAGGGATCGAAGATTCAGG ATTGAGCATGCACAGCATTTTGCACCTGGGGCAGCTGCCCGATTTGGTCGACAAGGGATTGTTGCTTCTGTACAG CCATTGCACCTATTGGATGATGCTGATTCTGCTACAAAGAAACTTGGGATGGACAGGGCTCAAAAGGAATCTTTTCTATTTCGGTCACTCTTAGATAGCAATGCCCTGTTGGCATTTGGCTCTGACTGGCCA GTTGCAGATATTAATCCTTTAGGTAGTATCAGGACAGCTATGAAGAGAATACCTCCTGCCTGGGATGATGCTTGGATTCCATCAGAGTGCCTTACATTGAATGATGCATTAAAGGC GCACACTATTTCAGCTGCTTGGGCATGCTTCCTTGACAATGATTTGGGATCTTTATCACCTGGGAAACTTGCAGATTTTGTCATACTATCTACTGATTCATGGGATGACTTTGCGGCAGAAGGATCTGCATCTATTGAGGCAACATATGTTTCAGGGGTACAGGCCTATCCTTGA